A DNA window from Leptidea sinapis chromosome 39, ilLepSina1.1, whole genome shotgun sequence contains the following coding sequences:
- the LOC126976185 gene encoding ceramide phosphoethanolamine synthase: MMWPSSQASKILTLLLFVVVVYCIYMDTLLFLRINNFTLDIFEQAVNTTQDSSTHNTIVQRNYEDVTLIPCNINPLCHPTVKALMVDHINHYIYGPLCSLLDMALGISEKMLFLTPNMISFSHVFIAVVGAKLLTCQNLAARRIGIVLFQIRMFLDDLDGHVARERKHIKGERSEVGTMGYWVDGICDLLGVIAMMIGIVFYLKNNPPRRGYKGTPVSTLPYHQLKEINSAEDIEKDHTAEIGISYKTKVSFQRIVQVIGLFSGQMVLSSLAWNRYIDMYQNMLENCVEYDVFRRETAFKSSKFFFATGFWRIVNPHSYLHLLSLAIFCDKTWPFLKAVHYSGYISLVITAGVSEYLVENIRSYVMAGGGV, translated from the coding sequence ATGATGTGGCCTTCCTCTCAAGCGAGTAAAATCTTGACACTTCTTCTGTTTGTTGTAGTCGTATACTGTATATATATGGACACATTGCTTTTTCTAAGAATAAATAACTTTACATTAGATATATTCGAACAAGCAGTGAATACCACGCAAGATAGTTCGACGCACAATACAATAGTTCAGCGTAATTACGAAGATGTAACGTTGATACCTTGTAATATAAACCCACTATGTCATCCTACTGTGAAAGCCTTGATGGTCGATCATATAAATCATTACATATATGGCCCACTTTGTTCTCTACTAGACATGGCTTTGGGCATATCAGAGAAAATGCTGTTTCTGACACCGAATATGATCTCGTTCTCCCATGTTTTCATCGCTGTGGTCGGTGCAAAATTGTTGACTTGTCAGAATTTGGCAGCACGACGAATTGGGATAGTATTGTTTCAAATTAGAATGTTTTTGGATGATCTGGATGGTCATGTAGCCAGAGAGAGGAAACATATAAAGGGCGAACGCTCGGAGGTGGGCACTATGGGTTACTGGGTTGATGGCATTTGTGATTTACTCGGAGTCATCGCAATGATGATAGGAATAGTGTTCTACTTGAAAAATAACCCACCGAGAAGAGGCTATAAAGGCACACCAGTTAGCACGCTGCCGTATCACcagttaaaagaaataaactCAGCTGAAGACATCGAGAAAGATCACACGGCTGAAATAGGTATATCGTATAAAACCAAAGTGTCCTTTCAAAGGATTGTACAAGTGATAGGACTGTTTTCCGGACAAATGGTGCTATCTTCATTAGCTTGGAACAGGTATATAGATATGTATCAAAATATGCTAGAGAACTGCGTGGAATATGATGTGTTTAGACGAGAGACTGCATTTAAATCTAGTAAGTTCTTCTTCGCGACCGGTTTTTGGCGAATAGTGAATCCACATAGCTATTTACATTTATTGTCACTTGCCATTTTCTGTGATAAGACTTGGCCGTTCCTGAAGGCAGTACATTATTCGGGCTACATCTCTTTAGTAATAACGGCCGGAGTGTCTGAATATTTAGTAGAAAATATTCGTTCGTACGTTATGGCCGGTGGAGGTGTTTGA